A window of Chloroflexota bacterium contains these coding sequences:
- a CDS encoding MoxR family ATPase has translation MGRQLNVHGWEIREQLLYGKDVTALAPWLHANEPLPAQARRRDAGPAPCAVPLLEAVVMGLQGDVLEARTRLADGDGLWLRRRPRRHTRGERVISFAGPALAGLRRVDADLGLVALLEAFASRESAIDLLDAWEALLAAWQAAEGEVDESLAVPLARVADELWYWLLFRDQTPAPVNDRLHRLVIEVACEARPDPTSDDLAPLLTDPEALTAYRATGLVVPSRLPEALTRRVEGATFCGPQLGQLVLAVERGLHAMLVGPRGTGKSLCATEAARYGHRELRTVEGHEAMQPVDLLGGYVPDRSAEADPFTVQAEIACRLAAGGDLETGSPAARYAWADGPLTQAMRQGQVLFVDEANRMPGKTLNVLLGAISRRALVLTEHGSHEVRAVDGFMVLMAMNQGQGYLVNPIDAALADRFPVTLEFDYLEPKDEATLLRRRTGLPAAVATWMVRVAQETRALRRTRQLPADMTPRGLLAWGELAREPLQGPGDAGRILADAALMSWLPGVAGRDSDGRVTSETRDLLLQMVANHRPVGV, from the coding sequence ATGGGACGTCAACTCAACGTCCATGGCTGGGAGATCAGGGAGCAACTGCTGTACGGCAAGGACGTCACGGCGCTGGCGCCGTGGCTGCACGCGAACGAGCCGTTGCCGGCTCAGGCCCGGAGACGCGACGCCGGCCCGGCGCCGTGCGCGGTGCCGCTGCTGGAGGCCGTCGTGATGGGCCTGCAAGGGGATGTGCTCGAGGCGCGGACGCGGCTGGCCGACGGCGATGGGCTGTGGCTGCGGCGGCGGCCGCGACGGCATACACGGGGTGAGCGGGTCATCAGCTTCGCCGGCCCGGCGCTGGCCGGGCTGCGGCGGGTTGATGCCGATTTGGGGCTGGTGGCGCTGCTGGAGGCGTTCGCCAGCCGCGAGTCCGCGATCGACCTGCTGGACGCCTGGGAGGCCTTGTTGGCGGCCTGGCAAGCCGCCGAGGGCGAGGTGGACGAGTCTCTTGCCGTACCGCTGGCGCGGGTGGCAGATGAGCTCTGGTACTGGCTGCTGTTCCGCGACCAGACGCCGGCGCCGGTCAACGACCGGTTGCACCGGCTGGTGATCGAGGTGGCGTGCGAGGCGCGACCCGACCCGACCTCGGACGACCTGGCGCCGCTGCTAACCGACCCGGAGGCCCTGACCGCCTACCGGGCGACGGGACTGGTCGTGCCCAGCCGGTTGCCCGAGGCTCTGACGCGGCGAGTGGAGGGCGCCACGTTCTGCGGGCCGCAACTCGGCCAATTGGTCCTGGCGGTGGAACGCGGCCTGCACGCCATGCTGGTAGGCCCGCGGGGCACGGGCAAGTCCCTGTGCGCGACCGAGGCCGCGCGCTACGGCCACCGCGAGCTGCGGACCGTCGAAGGCCACGAGGCCATGCAGCCGGTGGACCTGCTGGGCGGCTACGTGCCGGACCGGTCGGCTGAGGCCGACCCATTCACGGTGCAGGCAGAGATCGCCTGTCGCCTGGCGGCGGGCGGCGACCTGGAGACCGGCAGCCCCGCGGCTCGCTATGCCTGGGCCGACGGGCCGTTGACGCAGGCCATGCGGCAGGGGCAGGTGCTCTTCGTGGACGAGGCCAACCGCATGCCCGGCAAGACGCTGAACGTGCTGCTGGGCGCGATCTCGCGCCGGGCGCTGGTGCTGACCGAGCACGGCTCGCACGAGGTGCGGGCGGTGGACGGGTTCATGGTGCTGATGGCCATGAACCAGGGCCAGGGGTACCTGGTGAACCCGATCGACGCGGCGCTGGCGGACCGGTTCCCGGTGACGCTGGAGTTCGACTACCTGGAGCCGAAGGACGAGGCGACGCTGCTGCGCCGGCGCACGGGCCTGCCGGCGGCGGTGGCCACCTGGATGGTGCGGGTGGCCCAGGAGACGCGCGCCCTGCGGCGCACGCGGCAACTGCCGGCGGACATGACGCCGCGGGGATTGCTGGCCTGGGGCGAGCTGGCGCGGGAGCCGCTGCAGGGTCCGGGGGACGCCGGACGCATCCTGGCGGATGCGGCGCTGATGTCCTGGCTCCCCGGAGTGGCCGGTCGCGACTCCGACGGGCGGGTGACGAGCGAGACGCGCGACCTGCTGCTGCAGATGGTGGCCAATCACCGACCGGTGGGCGTCTGA
- a CDS encoding DNA methyltransferase, with product MSTSSPTIAPCLIEAIEPVRYAHSDGMGAYMCFMAVRLLAMHRVLEPTGSIYLHCNPTTSHHLKAVMDAIFGWRRFRNEIVWCYRGMTSKSRRFNAKHDVLLFCVHGGHIQCPAEQRDAGEVQPP from the coding sequence GTGTCGACCAGCTCACCGACGATTGCCCCATGCCTAATAGAGGCCATCGAGCCGGTTCGCTACGCGCACTCAGACGGCATGGGCGCGTACATGTGCTTCATGGCCGTGCGGCTGCTGGCGATGCACCGGGTGCTAGAACCGACCGGCTCGATCTACCTGCATTGCAACCCCACGACCTCCCACCACCTCAAGGCCGTCATGGACGCGATCTTTGGGTGGCGGAGATTCAGGAACGAGATCGTCTGGTGCTATCGCGGCATGACGTCCAAGTCACGGCGATTCAACGCGAAGCACGATGTCCTGCTCTTTTGCGTACATGGGGGGCACATTCAATGTCCAGCGGAGCAACGCGATGCTGGCGAAGTACAGCCACCGTAA